A genomic segment from Malaclemys terrapin pileata isolate rMalTer1 chromosome 1, rMalTer1.hap1, whole genome shotgun sequence encodes:
- the PAX4 gene encoding paired box protein Pax-4 — protein MPHQGAGGVNQLGGLFVNGRPLPPCKRKRIVQLAASGVRACDISRSLKVSNGCVSKILGRYYQTGAVEPKAIGGSKPRMATPEVVARIAQLKLEHPSIFAWEIRRKLGSEGICASDRTPSVSSINRVLRNLQGDMRLTADFGQSPVCLPALPPASSETPSPFSASARGPPPGVQHRNRTIFSSQQSVALEKEFQRGQYPDSATREKLASATQLPDTTIRVWFSNRRAKWRREAKLKLETDGAGSWCDWILSPFAPTPQAFAAFHPSSMTDTISTQASPLPARPTPSASNGALTLLPGDDPGWIHPVRTVD, from the exons ATGCCGCACCAAG GGGCTGGCGGCGTGAACCAGCTGGGGGGGCTCTTCGTGAAtggccgccccctgcccccctgcaagAGGAAGAGGATCGTCCAGTTGGCGGCGAGTGGGGTGCGCGCCTGTGACATCTCGCGGAGCCTGAAG GTATCCAATGGCTGTGTCAGCAAGATCCTGGGCCGCTACTACCAGACAGGCGCCGTGGAGCCGAAGGCCATCGGCGGCAGCAAGCCCCGCATGgccaccccagaggtggtggCCCGAATCGCGCAGCTGAAGCTGGAGCACCCGTCCATCTTCGCGTGGGAGATCAGGAGGAAGCTGGGCTCCGAAGGCATCTGCGCCAGCGACCGGACGCCCAGC GTGTCCTCCATCAACCGGGTGCTGAGGAACCTGCAAGGGGACATGCGGCTCACAGCTGACTTTG gtcagagccctgtctgcctcccagcccttccaccagccagctctgaaactccctccccttt CTCAGCGTCGGCCAGGGGACCCCCGCCGGGCGTCCAGCACCGGAACAGGACGATCTTCTCAAGCCAGCAGTCCGTGGCCTTGGAGAAAG aatTCCAGAGAGGGCAGTACCCCGACTCCGCTACCCGGGAGAAACTGGCCTCAGCCACCCAGCTCCCCGACACCACCATCAGG GTTTGGTTTTCAAACCGAAGAGCCAAATGGAGACGAGAGGCAAAGCTGAAGCTGGAGACTGACGGTGCAG GGTCGTGGTGTGACTGGATTCTGTCCCCCTTTGCACCAACTCCCCAGGCCTTTGCTGCTTTTCATCCATCCTCAATGACTGACACCATCTCCACACAG GCTTCCCCTCTGCCCGCCAGACCCACGCCATCAGCCAGCAACGGGgctctgacccttctcccaggggATGATCCCGGCTGGATCCACCCCGTCAGGACGGTGGATTAG